The Thermocrinis sp. genomic interval ACTGCCAAAAATGGTGGGCATGTGGCTCCGGGTCTTGGAGTGGTTGAGCTAACCATAGCCTTACTTAGGGTTTTTGATCCTCCAAAGGATGTTATAGTTTGGGATATTGGACACCAGGCTTATCCTTGGAAGATCCTCACAGATAGAAAGGATCAATTTCTTACATTAAGGCAGTATGAAGGCATATCTGGGTTTCTCAGAAGGGAAGAAAGTCCCTACGACGCCTTTGGTGCAGGGCACAGCTCCACATCCATATCTGCGGGTTTAGGTTTCAGGGTTGGTAAGGATCTTCTCAAGAGAGATGGATACGTGGTTGTGGTTATAGGTGATGGTGCCATGACTGCCGGTATGGCTTTTGAAGCCCTAAACAACGCAGGTCATTTAAGACCGAGCAAGTTTATAGTCATACTGAATGACAATGAGATGTCCATATCTCCAAATGTTGGAGCCATATCAACCTATCTTAGTAAGATCATAAGCGGGCACTTTGTGCAAGAAACCCGTCAAAAGGTAAAACGTATAGCAGAACATCTTGGAAGCCCTGCCAAAAGATTAGTAAAGCTTACAGAAGAGTTCTTAAAGGGTATTATCTCCCCTGGGATAATATTTGAAGAACTGGGCTTTAACTACATAGGTCCGGTGAATGGACACGACCTACCAGCTTTAGAAACAACCCTGAAAAATATAAAGGACATAGAAGGTCCAGTTCTTCTCCACATATACACTAAAAAGGGTAAAGGATACAAGCCAGCGGAAAACGACCCGGTTACTTGGCACGGGGTAGCTCCCTACAAGAGAGAATCTGGAGAGTTTATAAAAAAGCCCTCTCCTCCCACTTGGACTTCAGTTTTTGGAAAAGCTATCGTGGAGATGGCAGAAAAGGATGAAAAGATAGTGGTTATAACACCGGCTATGAAGGAAGGTTCAGGTCTTGTGGAGTTTGCCAAGAGGTTTCCAGAAAGGTTTTTTGACGTGGGCATTGCGGAACAGCACGCATGCACCTTTGCAGGAGGACTAGCAGCGGAGGGCCTAAAGCCAGTGGCCTGTTACTACTCTACATTCTTACAGAGAGCCTACGACCAGGTCATACACGACATAGCCCTTCAGAAGCTACACGTGGTTTTTGCCATAGACAGAGGGGGACTTGTGGGGGAGGACGGGCCAACCCATCACGGAGTTTTTGACCTATCCTATCTTAGGATAGTGCCAAACATGATAGTTTGCGCGCCAAAGGATGAGCAAGAACTGGTTGATTTGCTGTACACTGGACTAAACCAAACCCTTCCCTTTGCCCTTAGATATCCGAGAGGTCCAGCTTACGGCGTGCCAGTAGAAGAACCGAAAAACGTACCCATAGGCTCTTGGGAGGAGCTTTTAGACGGAGAAGATGGTGTAATCCTTGCGGTGGGCTATCCTGTATATCAGGCACTAAGAGCAGCAGAAGAACTCAGAAAGGAAGGTATAAAAATGGGAGTGGTAAATGCAAGGTTTGTAAAGCCCATGGATGAGTCTATGCTTTTGGACCTTTGCTCAAGGTATGATCTGTTTATAACCGTAGAGGACAACACCATAGTGGGGGGGTTTGGTTCTGGAGTTTTGGAATTTCTTTCCAGAAAGGGGATCGTTAAAAAAGTAATCATGCTTGGAGTCCCGGATAGGTTTGTAGAGCACGGAAATCAGAATCTCCTCCGGAATTTAGTAGGAATAGATGCGGAAGGTATAGCAAGAAGTATAAGGCAAGCTTTGAAGAAGGTGTTTTAAACTTTTAATTATGCTCTTTTTAGCTTTATTCCTTTACCTTGTTTCCTCCTTTTTTGGTATTTACAATCTTCTAACCTCAAAGTCTCACAGATTTTTAGCCAATGGGTTTATGGGCTTAGCCTTAATTTGTTATTTTATATACTTTGCCCTTAGATACTTAGATCAAAATACCTTTCCCTTTGGTGATATCTATGGCTTTTTTTCCCTGCTTGGCAACCTTTTAGTCTTAGCTTTTATTCTCCTATCATACAAATACAGCAGGCTGCTTTACTTTAGCTATATGGCCGCTTTTATAGGGTTTCTTTCCACGCTCTTTGCTTTGCCCTCTTCTCCTTCTCCATACAAAAGCACTCTTTACGGTTTACACCTTATATCTGCATCACTAAGCTATTTGTTTGCTTTTCTGGGTGGCATGTCCTCTTCTCTTAAGCTGCTAATAGAGAGAGGATTAAAGACACATACCCTTTTTCAAGCTTACGTTCCTTTAAACAGCTTGATAACAGCAGAGAGATTATTTACAAGCTTAGCTTTTTTAGGTTTTACTATA includes:
- the ccsA gene encoding cytochrome c biogenesis protein CcsA yields the protein MLFLALFLYLVSSFFGIYNLLTSKSHRFLANGFMGLALICYFIYFALRYLDQNTFPFGDIYGFFSLLGNLLVLAFILLSYKYSRLLYFSYMAAFIGFLSTLFALPSSPSPYKSTLYGLHLISASLSYLFAFLGGMSSSLKLLIERGLKTHTLFQAYVPLNSLITAERLFTSLAFLGFTITLVFGSFWTRSQFGKHWIDDPKLVITLLLWIYYAILSHLNLLKKIKPKRFSEGVMIGTLLSIISLLFVRHSI
- the dxs gene encoding 1-deoxy-D-xylulose-5-phosphate synthase yields the protein MLLEGYKGPIDLRYMDYKELEQLAQEVRDYIIDVTAKNGGHVAPGLGVVELTIALLRVFDPPKDVIVWDIGHQAYPWKILTDRKDQFLTLRQYEGISGFLRREESPYDAFGAGHSSTSISAGLGFRVGKDLLKRDGYVVVVIGDGAMTAGMAFEALNNAGHLRPSKFIVILNDNEMSISPNVGAISTYLSKIISGHFVQETRQKVKRIAEHLGSPAKRLVKLTEEFLKGIISPGIIFEELGFNYIGPVNGHDLPALETTLKNIKDIEGPVLLHIYTKKGKGYKPAENDPVTWHGVAPYKRESGEFIKKPSPPTWTSVFGKAIVEMAEKDEKIVVITPAMKEGSGLVEFAKRFPERFFDVGIAEQHACTFAGGLAAEGLKPVACYYSTFLQRAYDQVIHDIALQKLHVVFAIDRGGLVGEDGPTHHGVFDLSYLRIVPNMIVCAPKDEQELVDLLYTGLNQTLPFALRYPRGPAYGVPVEEPKNVPIGSWEELLDGEDGVILAVGYPVYQALRAAEELRKEGIKMGVVNARFVKPMDESMLLDLCSRYDLFITVEDNTIVGGFGSGVLEFLSRKGIVKKVIMLGVPDRFVEHGNQNLLRNLVGIDAEGIARSIRQALKKVF